A DNA window from Rhizobium sp. NXC14 contains the following coding sequences:
- the rocD gene encoding ornithine--oxo-acid transaminase gives MNTSEKLIATEQRLGAHNYKPLDVVLTRGEGVYVWDTDGNRYLDCLSAYSAVNQGHCHPKILAAMVEQAGKLTLTSRAFRNDQLAHLYEELATLTGSHKILPMNSGAEAVETAIKAVRKWGYEVKGVPEGKAEIIVCADNFHGRTLSIISFSTDPDARTSFGPYTPGFRIIPFGDAEAFEAAINGNTVAALIEPIQGEAGVIIPPVGYFTRIRELCTDNNVTLILDEIQTGLGRTGKLLAEEHEGIEADVTLIGKALSGGFYPVSAVLSNSEVLGVLKPGQHGSTFGGNPLACAVARTALKVLVEEGMIENAAAMGDYFLDGLRSIRSNIVRDVRGRGLMMAIELEPEAGGARQYCHALKERGLLAKDTHDHTIRLAPPLVITREQVDWAVSQIEKTIG, from the coding sequence ATGAACACTTCGGAAAAACTGATCGCAACGGAACAGCGGCTCGGCGCCCACAACTATAAGCCGCTCGACGTGGTGCTGACGCGTGGCGAAGGCGTGTATGTCTGGGATACCGACGGCAATCGTTATCTCGATTGCCTCTCGGCCTATTCTGCCGTCAATCAGGGCCATTGCCACCCGAAGATCCTCGCCGCCATGGTCGAACAGGCGGGGAAGCTGACGCTCACATCCCGCGCCTTCCGCAACGATCAGCTCGCCCATCTCTACGAGGAGCTTGCGACGCTGACGGGCTCGCACAAGATCCTGCCGATGAATTCCGGCGCTGAAGCGGTGGAGACCGCCATCAAGGCGGTGCGCAAATGGGGTTACGAGGTCAAGGGTGTTCCTGAAGGCAAGGCGGAAATCATTGTCTGCGCCGACAATTTCCATGGCCGCACACTGAGCATCATCAGTTTCTCCACAGATCCCGACGCCCGCACCAGCTTCGGCCCCTATACGCCGGGCTTCCGCATCATTCCCTTCGGCGACGCCGAGGCATTCGAAGCCGCGATCAACGGCAATACCGTGGCAGCCCTGATCGAGCCGATCCAGGGCGAAGCCGGCGTCATCATCCCGCCGGTCGGCTATTTCACCCGCATCCGCGAGCTCTGCACTGATAACAACGTCACTCTAATCCTCGATGAGATCCAGACCGGCCTCGGCCGTACCGGCAAGCTGCTGGCGGAGGAGCACGAAGGCATAGAGGCCGATGTGACGCTGATCGGCAAGGCGCTTTCCGGCGGCTTCTATCCCGTATCCGCCGTCCTTTCCAATTCCGAGGTGCTGGGCGTGCTGAAGCCTGGCCAGCACGGCTCGACCTTCGGCGGCAATCCGCTCGCCTGCGCGGTGGCGCGCACCGCCCTCAAGGTGCTCGTGGAGGAAGGCATGATCGAGAACGCCGCCGCGATGGGCGATTATTTCCTCGACGGATTGAGGTCGATCCGCTCCAACATTGTCAGAGATGTACGTGGCCGTGGCCTGATGATGGCGATCGAGCTGGAGCCCGAAGCCGGCGGCGCGCGGCAATATTGCCATGCGCTGAAGGAGCGCGGCCTTCTCGCCAAGGACACCCATGACCACACGATTCGCCTCGCTCCGCCACTTGTCATAACGAGGGAGCAGGTCGATTGGGCCGTCTCGCAGATCGAAAAGACGATCGGCTGA
- a CDS encoding chemotaxis protein CheW: MATINSTSFSGDTLEIIAFRLHDQEFCVKTTTIREIRGWAPSTPIPHSPADVIGVMNLRGSVIPIIDLAYKLGMKSTVANERSAIVVAEVHSMVIGMLVDRVSDILTISSSQVQPVPEVTASFDRAFCEGIIASENGMICFLNLAKMFKENETDELAA, from the coding sequence ATGGCCACGATCAATTCCACTAGCTTCAGCGGCGATACGCTCGAGATCATTGCCTTCCGCCTCCATGATCAGGAATTTTGCGTCAAGACCACGACCATCCGCGAAATCCGCGGTTGGGCGCCCTCGACCCCGATCCCGCATTCGCCGGCCGATGTTATCGGTGTCATGAACCTGCGTGGTTCGGTCATCCCGATCATCGATCTCGCCTATAAGCTCGGCATGAAGAGTACGGTTGCCAACGAACGCAGCGCCATCGTGGTCGCCGAAGTTCATAGCATGGTCATCGGCATGCTCGTGGACCGCGTCTCGGATATTCTCACCATCTCGTCCAGCCAGGTCCAGCCGGTGCCCGAGGTGACCGCCTCCTTCGACCGCGCTTTCTGCGAAGGTATCATCGCTTCGGAAAACGGCATGATCTGCTTCCTGAACCTCGCCAAGATGTTCAAGGAAAATGAGACGGATGAACTGGCTGCCTGA
- a CDS encoding formate dehydrogenase subunit delta: MSHDTKTKLVYMANQIATFFKSQPQDEAAQGVATHINKFWERRMRRQLFEILEKEENGLDALVLQAAPLIRKPEAEANRVR; encoded by the coding sequence ATGTCGCATGATACCAAAACCAAGCTTGTCTATATGGCAAACCAGATCGCCACCTTTTTCAAAAGCCAGCCGCAAGACGAGGCCGCGCAAGGCGTCGCCACGCACATCAACAAATTCTGGGAGCGGCGCATGCGGCGGCAGTTGTTTGAAATTCTCGAGAAAGAGGAGAATGGCCTGGATGCTCTCGTGCTTCAGGCCGCTCCACTGATCCGCAAGCCGGAGGCGGAGGCAAACCGGGTCCGGTAA
- the fdhD gene encoding formate dehydrogenase accessory sulfurtransferase FdhD, translated as MTFATTARAPETARRNGVMHSGSRIVPEEVPIAFSYGGSSHAVMMATPADLEDFAVGFSLTEGIIAKPAEISAVEIVEGGQGIDVQVSLTDDVADRLRARRRSMAGPVGCGLCGIESIEQAVRPVPDVSASPLTLSHADIVQAVSLLNDAQPLHQETRAVHGAGFYLPGRGLIAVREDVGRHNALDKLCGAVIRAGESGGNGAVVVTSRLSVEMVQKAAILGSPALIAISAPTALAIRTAEAAGMTLVALVRGEDFEIFTHPHRISPGSIADVA; from the coding sequence ATGACTTTCGCCACCACCGCCCGTGCTCCCGAAACCGCCCGCCGCAACGGCGTCATGCACAGCGGTTCGCGCATCGTGCCCGAGGAAGTGCCGATCGCCTTTTCCTATGGCGGCAGTTCGCATGCGGTGATGATGGCGACACCGGCGGATCTTGAGGATTTCGCCGTCGGCTTCAGCCTGACGGAAGGGATTATCGCCAAGCCGGCGGAGATATCCGCCGTCGAGATCGTCGAGGGGGGGCAGGGCATCGACGTGCAGGTCAGCCTTACCGACGACGTCGCCGATCGGCTGCGGGCGCGCCGCCGCAGCATGGCCGGACCAGTCGGCTGTGGGCTCTGCGGCATCGAATCGATCGAGCAGGCGGTGCGGCCGGTGCCCGATGTCTCGGCATCGCCGTTGACGCTGTCTCATGCGGATATCGTTCAGGCCGTTTCGCTTCTGAACGATGCGCAGCCGCTGCATCAGGAGACGCGGGCCGTCCATGGCGCTGGATTCTACCTTCCCGGCCGCGGGCTGATCGCGGTTCGCGAAGATGTCGGCCGCCATAACGCGCTGGACAAACTCTGCGGCGCCGTCATCCGCGCCGGCGAAAGCGGCGGAAACGGCGCAGTCGTCGTCACCAGCCGGCTGTCGGTGGAAATGGTGCAGAAGGCGGCGATCCTCGGCAGCCCAGCGCTCATTGCCATTTCAGCGCCGACGGCCCTTGCCATCCGCACGGCCGAAGCGGCCGGCATGACGCTCGTCGCGCTGGTGCGCGGCGAAGATTTCGAGATTTTCACACACCCGCACCGCATCTCGCCCGGAAGCATCGCCGATGTCGCATGA
- the fdhF gene encoding formate dehydrogenase subunit alpha, translating into MSLIHEIDYGTPASKSETMVTLTIDGQQISVPEGTSIMRASMEAGIEVPKLCATDMVDAFGSCRLCLVEIEGRAGTPASCTTPVAANMVVHTQTGRLKDIRRGVMELYISDHPLDCLTCAANGDCQLQDMAGAVGLRDVRYGYEGDNHVKARSNGDINLKWMPKDESNPYFTYDPSKCIVCSLCVRACEEVQGTFALTIEGRGFGSRVSPGMHENFMDSECVSCGACVQACPTATLTEKSVIEIGQPEHSAVTTCAYCGVGCSFKAEMRGEELVRMVPWKDGQANRGHSCVKGRFAYGYSTHKDRILNPMIREKVSDPWREVSWDEAFAHVASEFRRIQYQYGRDAIGGITSSRCTNEETYLVQKLVRAGFGNNNVDTCARVCHSPTGYGLGQTFGTSAGTQNFDSIENSDVVVIIGANPTDGHPVFGSRLKKRLRQGAKLIVIDPRRTDIVRSPHVEASYHLPLKPGTNVAVMTALAHVIVTEGLYDETFIRERCDWSEFEDWAAFVLEPQHSPEATEIFTGVPAADLRGAARLYAKGGNGAIYYGLGVTEHSQGSTTVIAIANLAMATGNIGRPGVGVNPLRGQNNVQGSCDMGSFPHELPGYRHVSDDATRDIFEKLWGVKLSDEPGLRIPNMLDAAVDGSFKGLYVQGEDILQSDPDTKHVAAGLAAMECVVVQDLFLNETANYAHVFLPGSTFLEKDGTFTNAERRINRVRKVMMPRNGYGDWEVTQKLAQTMGLDWNYAHPSEIMDEIAATTPSFALVSYDYLDKMGSVQWPCNEKNPLGSPIMHVNGFVRGKGKFIRTEYVATDERTGPRFPLLLTTGRILSQYNVGAQTRRTENVVWHAEDRLEIHPHDAEQRGVRDGDWVKLASRSGDTTLRALITDRVAPGVVYTTFHHPNTQANVITTDFSDWATNCPEYKVTAVQVSPSNGPSEWQLEYDEQARQSRRIAGKLEAAE; encoded by the coding sequence ATGTCTCTCATCCATGAAATCGACTACGGCACTCCCGCTTCGAAATCCGAAACCATGGTGACGCTCACCATCGACGGGCAGCAGATCAGCGTGCCGGAGGGCACCTCCATCATGCGCGCCTCAATGGAAGCCGGCATCGAGGTGCCGAAGCTCTGCGCCACCGACATGGTCGATGCCTTCGGCTCCTGCCGGCTCTGTCTTGTCGAGATCGAGGGCCGCGCCGGCACGCCGGCCTCCTGCACGACGCCGGTGGCGGCAAACATGGTGGTGCACACGCAGACGGGACGATTGAAGGATATCCGCCGCGGTGTGATGGAGCTTTATATTTCCGATCATCCGCTCGACTGTCTCACCTGCGCTGCCAATGGCGATTGCCAATTGCAGGATATGGCCGGTGCTGTCGGCCTCCGTGACGTACGCTACGGCTATGAGGGCGACAATCACGTCAAGGCGCGCAGCAACGGCGACATCAATCTGAAATGGATGCCGAAGGACGAGTCCAATCCATATTTCACCTATGATCCCTCTAAATGCATTGTCTGTTCGCTTTGCGTGCGCGCCTGCGAGGAAGTGCAGGGCACCTTCGCGCTGACGATCGAAGGGCGTGGTTTTGGCTCCCGCGTGTCACCCGGCATGCATGAGAATTTCATGGATTCCGAATGTGTTTCCTGCGGCGCCTGCGTCCAGGCCTGTCCGACGGCGACGCTGACGGAGAAATCGGTGATCGAGATCGGCCAGCCGGAGCATTCGGCCGTCACAACCTGCGCCTATTGCGGCGTCGGTTGCTCCTTCAAGGCGGAGATGCGCGGCGAGGAGCTGGTGCGCATGGTGCCGTGGAAGGACGGACAAGCCAATCGCGGCCATTCCTGCGTCAAAGGCCGCTTCGCCTACGGTTATTCCACACACAAGGACCGCATTCTCAACCCGATGATCCGCGAAAAGGTCAGCGATCCCTGGCGGGAGGTGAGCTGGGACGAGGCCTTCGCGCATGTGGCGTCGGAGTTCCGCCGGATTCAGTATCAATATGGGCGCGACGCGATCGGCGGCATTACCTCCTCGCGCTGCACCAATGAGGAAACCTATCTGGTGCAGAAGCTGGTCCGCGCCGGTTTCGGTAACAACAATGTCGATACCTGCGCCCGCGTCTGCCATTCCCCGACCGGCTACGGTCTCGGCCAGACATTCGGAACCTCGGCCGGAACGCAGAATTTCGACAGCATCGAAAATTCGGATGTTGTCGTCATTATCGGCGCCAACCCGACGGATGGCCATCCGGTGTTCGGCTCGCGGCTGAAGAAGCGGCTGCGCCAGGGGGCGAAGCTCATCGTCATCGATCCGCGCCGTACCGATATCGTCCGGTCACCGCATGTCGAGGCCTCCTACCACCTGCCGCTGAAGCCGGGCACCAATGTCGCGGTCATGACGGCGTTGGCGCATGTGATCGTCACCGAAGGGCTTTATGACGAGACGTTCATCCGTGAGCGCTGCGACTGGTCGGAGTTCGAGGACTGGGCGGCCTTCGTCCTCGAACCGCAGCATAGTCCCGAAGCGACGGAGATTTTCACCGGCGTGCCGGCGGCAGATCTGCGCGGTGCGGCAAGGCTCTATGCCAAGGGCGGCAATGGTGCGATCTATTACGGCCTCGGCGTCACCGAACACAGCCAGGGTTCGACGACGGTCATTGCGATCGCCAATCTGGCGATGGCGACCGGCAATATCGGCCGTCCCGGTGTCGGCGTGAATCCGCTGCGCGGCCAGAACAATGTGCAGGGCTCCTGCGACATGGGCTCATTCCCGCACGAACTGCCCGGCTACCGGCATGTTTCCGACGATGCCACGCGCGATATCTTTGAAAAGCTCTGGGGTGTGAAGCTCAGCGACGAACCGGGCCTGCGCATTCCGAACATGCTCGATGCGGCGGTCGACGGCTCCTTCAAAGGCCTTTACGTCCAGGGCGAGGACATTCTCCAATCCGATCCCGACACGAAACATGTCGCGGCAGGCCTTGCGGCAATGGAATGCGTCGTCGTGCAGGACCTGTTCCTCAACGAAACCGCCAACTACGCCCATGTCTTCCTGCCCGGTTCGACCTTCCTCGAGAAGGACGGCACATTCACCAATGCCGAGCGACGCATCAACCGCGTGCGCAAGGTAATGATGCCGCGCAACGGTTATGGCGATTGGGAGGTGACGCAGAAGCTTGCCCAGACCATGGGGCTCGACTGGAATTATGCCCATCCGTCCGAGATCATGGACGAGATTGCCGCGACGACGCCGAGTTTCGCGCTTGTGTCCTACGATTACCTCGACAAGATGGGCTCGGTGCAGTGGCCTTGCAACGAGAAGAACCCGCTCGGCTCGCCGATCATGCATGTCAACGGTTTCGTCCGCGGCAAGGGCAAGTTCATCCGCACCGAATATGTGGCGACCGACGAGCGCACCGGCCCGCGCTTCCCGCTGCTGCTCACCACCGGCCGCATCCTCAGCCAGTATAATGTCGGAGCGCAGACACGCCGGACCGAGAACGTCGTCTGGCACGCGGAAGACCGGCTGGAGATCCACCCGCACGATGCCGAACAGCGCGGCGTCCGCGATGGCGACTGGGTGAAGCTCGCCAGCCGCTCCGGCGACACTACGCTCCGGGCGTTGATCACCGATCGTGTCGCGCCCGGTGTCGTCTATACGACCTTCCATCATCCCAATACGCAGGCCAACGTCATCACCACCGACTTTTCCGATTGGGCGACCAACTGCCCGGAATATAAGGTGACGGCGGTGCAGGTCTCGCCGTCGAACGGGCCGAGCGAGTGGCAGCTCGAATATGACGAGCAGGCACGGCAATCGCGCCGCATCGCCGGCAAGCTTGAAGCGGCGGAGTGA
- a CDS encoding NADH-quinone oxidoreductase subunit NuoF, with product MTVKIYVPRDAAALALGAEKVAKAIAQEIAARGFDAEIVRNGSRGMFWLEPLVEVEAAGKRIGYGPVKAKDVPALFDAGMLNGSGHPLCLGEVEDLPFLKEQTRLTFARCGITDPLSLGDYEAHGGLAGLRRAVSMTPAEIVKEVTDSGLRGRGGAGFPTGIKWKTVLDASGERKYIVCNADEGDSGTFADRMIMEGDPFVLIEGMAIAGLATGATKGFVYTRSEYPHAIAVMSEAIGIARQGGILGPSVLGSGRAFDIEVRTGAGAYVCGEETALLNSLEGKRGIVRAKPPLPAHKGLFDCPTVINNVISLASVPVIMEKGAAFYRDFGMGRSRGTIPLQIAGNVRYGGLYETAFGLSLGDIVDRIGGGTRTGRPVKAVQVGGPLGAYFPRALFDTPFDYEAFAAKDGLIGHAGIVVFDDTADMLKQARFAMEFCAVESCGKCTPCRIGSTRGVETVDKIARGIEPEKNRVLLGDLCNTMKFGSLCALGGFTPYPVMSAMTHFPEDFSPAPVVEAAE from the coding sequence ATGACAGTCAAGATTTATGTTCCGCGCGATGCCGCTGCGCTGGCGCTCGGGGCCGAAAAGGTGGCAAAGGCGATTGCCCAGGAGATCGCCGCCCGCGGCTTCGATGCAGAGATCGTGCGCAACGGCTCGCGCGGAATGTTCTGGCTGGAACCGCTGGTCGAGGTCGAGGCCGCCGGCAAGCGCATCGGCTACGGGCCGGTGAAGGCAAAGGATGTGCCTGCTCTGTTCGACGCCGGAATGCTGAACGGGAGCGGCCATCCGCTCTGTCTCGGGGAGGTTGAAGACCTCCCGTTCCTGAAGGAACAGACCCGCCTGACCTTCGCCCGCTGTGGCATCACCGACCCGCTTTCGCTCGGCGATTATGAGGCGCATGGCGGCCTTGCCGGCCTTCGCCGCGCCGTTTCGATGACGCCTGCCGAAATCGTCAAGGAAGTCACGGATTCCGGCCTGCGCGGACGCGGCGGCGCCGGTTTTCCCACCGGCATCAAGTGGAAGACCGTTCTCGATGCCAGCGGCGAACGCAAATATATCGTCTGCAACGCCGATGAGGGCGATAGCGGCACCTTTGCCGACAGGATGATCATGGAAGGCGATCCCTTCGTCTTGATCGAGGGCATGGCGATTGCGGGGCTTGCGACCGGCGCCACGAAGGGGTTCGTCTACACCCGTTCGGAATATCCGCATGCGATCGCTGTGATGAGCGAGGCCATCGGCATTGCCAGACAGGGCGGCATTCTCGGCCCATCGGTGCTTGGCTCGGGCCGCGCCTTCGATATCGAGGTGCGCACCGGCGCCGGCGCCTATGTCTGCGGTGAAGAAACGGCTCTCTTGAACAGTCTCGAAGGCAAGCGCGGCATCGTGCGCGCCAAGCCGCCGCTGCCGGCGCATAAGGGCCTGTTCGACTGTCCGACCGTCATCAACAATGTGATTTCACTGGCCTCAGTGCCTGTGATCATGGAGAAGGGCGCCGCCTTCTACCGCGATTTCGGCATGGGCCGCTCGCGCGGCACCATTCCGCTGCAGATCGCCGGCAATGTCAGATATGGCGGGCTTTATGAGACCGCTTTCGGTCTTTCGCTCGGCGATATCGTCGACAGGATCGGCGGCGGAACGAGGACCGGCCGGCCGGTCAAGGCGGTTCAGGTCGGCGGGCCGCTCGGCGCCTATTTCCCGCGGGCGCTGTTCGATACGCCTTTCGACTACGAGGCCTTCGCCGCCAAGGATGGGCTGATCGGCCACGCCGGCATCGTCGTCTTTGACGACACGGCCGACATGCTGAAGCAGGCGCGTTTCGCCATGGAATTCTGTGCCGTCGAAAGCTGCGGCAAATGCACGCCCTGCCGCATCGGTTCGACGCGCGGCGTCGAGACGGTCGACAAGATCGCGCGCGGCATCGAGCCGGAGAAGAACCGGGTACTGCTTGGCGATCTCTGCAATACCATGAAATTCGGGTCGCTCTGTGCGCTTGGCGGCTTCACGCCCTATCCCGTGATGAGCGCCATGACGCATTTCCCGGAAGATTTTTCGCCGGCACCGGTCGTGGAGGCGGCTGAGTAA
- a CDS encoding formate dehydrogenase subunit gamma — MTIHIAQGDIAARTRTIVADLRFLEGPLLPILHEVQREFGYVPQEALPVIAEELNLSRAEVHGVMTFYHDYRDHPAGRHVLKLCRAEACQSTGGDALADRVKALLGIDFHQTTLDGAVTLEPVYCLGLCACAPSAMLDGEVYGRVDDQMAAELVAEARR, encoded by the coding sequence ATGACCATTCATATCGCCCAAGGCGATATCGCAGCGCGTACGCGGACCATCGTCGCCGACCTTCGCTTCCTTGAAGGACCGCTGCTTCCCATTCTGCACGAGGTTCAGCGAGAATTCGGTTATGTGCCGCAGGAAGCCCTGCCTGTGATTGCGGAGGAACTGAACCTCTCGCGCGCCGAAGTGCACGGGGTGATGACATTCTACCACGATTATCGCGACCATCCCGCCGGCCGCCATGTGCTGAAGCTCTGTCGCGCCGAGGCCTGCCAGTCGACGGGCGGCGACGCGTTGGCCGATCGCGTCAAGGCGCTGCTCGGGATCGATTTTCATCAGACGACGCTCGACGGCGCCGTGACGCTGGAGCCGGTCTACTGTCTCGGCCTTTGTGCCTGCGCCCCGTCGGCGATGCTCGACGGCGAGGTTTATGGCCGCGTGGACGATCAGATGGCGGCGGAACTCGTTGCGGAGGCACGTCGATGA
- a CDS encoding LysR family transcriptional regulator, giving the protein MIDKLEFFIALANEKHFGRAAEECGVSQPTLSAAIRQLEDQLGVMLVQRGSRFQGLTPEGQRVLEWARRIVGDARTMREEMRAARRGLSGHIRLAAIPTALAMLSRITTPFQERHPGVTFSIVSRNSLQVLSMLENLEIDAGITYLENEPLGRVTSVPLYAERYHLITAAGSPLSDRDNVTWKEVGDLRLCLLTADMQNRRIINRHLTEAGATVHPTLESNSMIVLFSHVRTGRWASIMPRNVAKSFGFPVEIRMIPIVEPEAHHLVGLVAPYREPFTPLVSALLHEARVLVRDEEL; this is encoded by the coding sequence ATGATCGACAAGCTGGAATTTTTCATCGCCCTTGCCAACGAAAAGCATTTCGGCCGCGCCGCGGAGGAGTGCGGGGTTTCCCAGCCGACGCTTTCAGCCGCGATCCGGCAGCTCGAGGATCAGCTTGGTGTCATGCTGGTGCAGCGCGGCTCGCGCTTTCAGGGGCTGACGCCGGAGGGCCAGCGCGTCCTGGAATGGGCCCGGCGCATCGTCGGCGATGCCCGCACCATGCGCGAGGAGATGCGCGCGGCCCGCCGCGGACTTTCCGGCCATATTCGCCTTGCCGCCATTCCGACGGCGCTCGCCATGCTATCGCGCATCACCACGCCCTTTCAGGAACGACATCCGGGAGTGACCTTCTCGATCGTCTCGCGGAACTCGCTGCAGGTGCTGAGCATGCTCGAAAATCTCGAAATCGACGCCGGCATCACCTATCTCGAAAACGAGCCGCTCGGCCGGGTCACCAGTGTTCCGCTCTATGCCGAGCGCTATCATCTGATCACTGCTGCAGGCAGCCCGCTGTCCGATCGCGACAATGTGACCTGGAAGGAGGTCGGCGATCTTCGGCTTTGTCTATTGACCGCCGACATGCAGAACCGCCGCATCATCAACCGGCATCTGACGGAAGCCGGCGCCACTGTGCATCCGACGCTCGAATCCAATTCGATGATCGTGCTGTTCTCGCATGTCAGGACCGGACGCTGGGCGAGCATCATGCCGCGCAACGTGGCGAAATCATTTGGTTTTCCGGTGGAGATCCGGATGATTCCGATTGTCGAACCGGAAGCCCACCATCTGGTTGGCCTCGTCGCACCCTATCGGGAGCCCTTCACCCCGCTCGTTTCGGCCCTGCTGCACGAAGCGAGAGTGCTCGTGCGGGATGAGGAACTCTGA
- a CDS encoding metalloregulator ArsR/SmtB family transcription factor, whose translation MPLPKPEPGMSGQELHKLAGNAREASDLLKALAHQTRLLILCILATEERTVSEIENILGIQQAMVSQQLARLRLEGLVNTRRQGRLVYYRIGNTNVLAFLESLFDLFPAAENN comes from the coding sequence ATGCCATTGCCCAAGCCCGAGCCGGGAATGTCCGGTCAGGAACTGCACAAACTCGCTGGAAACGCTCGTGAGGCGAGCGATCTGCTGAAGGCGCTGGCGCACCAGACTCGACTTCTGATTCTTTGCATACTCGCGACCGAGGAGCGGACGGTGAGTGAAATCGAAAACATCCTCGGCATTCAGCAGGCAATGGTCTCGCAGCAGCTCGCGCGTTTGAGGCTCGAAGGTCTCGTCAATACGCGCCGTCAGGGCAGGCTGGTCTATTACCGTATCGGTAATACAAACGTGCTTGCCTTCCTTGAATCGCTCTTCGATCTTTTTCCGGCTGCTGAAAACAATTAG
- a CDS encoding SDR family oxidoreductase translates to MFHPRLFENRNVIVTGAGRGIGLEVARQFLDCGAKVIVHTGRKPGRDLPDFLLTAESERRALLLHADFTAAGGAAQFAENALTFFDKVHVLVNNAGTMLGRFPAATLTDADYEAIVRLNQTSVVALTRALLPALKAAEGAAIVNTVSISALTGGSPGSSIYSASKAFVSTYSKALARELAPDGIRVNCVSPGTIETDFHERYSSREKLEQTRKTIPLQRLGTAEDCAPAYLFLAAPSLSGYITGQVLEINGGQLIC, encoded by the coding sequence GTGTTCCATCCGAGACTATTCGAGAATCGCAATGTCATCGTAACCGGCGCCGGGCGGGGCATCGGTCTCGAAGTGGCCCGGCAGTTCCTGGACTGCGGCGCGAAGGTGATCGTCCATACTGGACGCAAACCGGGGCGCGATCTGCCGGATTTTCTGCTGACGGCTGAATCCGAAAGACGGGCGCTGTTGCTGCACGCCGATTTCACTGCCGCTGGCGGCGCTGCGCAATTTGCCGAAAATGCGCTTACCTTTTTCGACAAGGTGCATGTGCTCGTCAACAACGCCGGCACTATGCTCGGCCGTTTTCCAGCTGCCACACTGACTGACGCAGATTATGAGGCGATTGTGCGTTTGAACCAGACGTCGGTGGTGGCGCTGACGCGTGCGTTGCTGCCGGCATTGAAGGCGGCGGAAGGCGCTGCCATTGTCAACACCGTTTCAATTTCCGCGCTGACCGGCGGCAGTCCCGGTTCTTCGATTTATTCTGCCTCGAAAGCCTTCGTTTCGACCTATTCCAAGGCGCTTGCCCGCGAGCTCGCGCCGGATGGCATCCGCGTCAATTGTGTCTCGCCCGGAACGATCGAGACGGATTTCCACGAGCGCTATTCCTCCCGCGAAAAGCTGGAGCAGACGAGAAAGACTATTCCCTTGCAGCGGCTGGGCACAGCGGAGGATTGCGCTCCCGCCTATCTGTTTCTGGCGGCGCCCTCGCTCTCCGGATACATTACCGGCCAGGTCCTCGAGATCAATGGCGGCCAGCTTATCTGCTGA
- the soxR gene encoding redox-sensitive transcriptional activator SoxR, with product MNRISATPLGRLLTVGEVAQRSGLAVSALHFYEAKGLISSIRTRGNQRRYGRDVLRRLGIIKVAQRVGIPLSEIQTAFASLPQGRTPTIADWQTLSARWKDELDTRIRRLSLLRDRLTGCIGCGCLSIESCPLRNPFDQLGEEGPGARLLETEIEV from the coding sequence ATGAATAGGATTTCTGCCACGCCGCTCGGCAGGCTTCTGACGGTCGGCGAAGTGGCGCAACGCAGTGGTCTTGCCGTCTCGGCGCTACATTTCTATGAGGCCAAGGGGCTGATCTCGAGTATCCGCACGCGCGGCAACCAGCGGCGCTACGGACGCGATGTCCTTCGCCGGCTCGGCATCATCAAGGTGGCGCAACGTGTCGGCATTCCGCTTTCGGAAATCCAGACGGCATTTGCCTCCCTGCCGCAGGGGCGTACGCCGACGATTGCCGACTGGCAGACGCTGTCGGCGCGCTGGAAGGATGAACTCGACACGAGAATCAGACGGCTGAGCCTGCTGCGAGACCGTCTGACCGGCTGCATCGGCTGCGGTTGCCTGTCGATCGAAAGCTGTCCGTTGCGCAATCCCTTCGATCAGCTCGGCGAGGAAGGGCCAGGCGCACGGCTGCTGGAGACCGAAATCGAAGTATGA